A region from the Flexibacter flexilis DSM 6793 genome encodes:
- a CDS encoding DUF5713 family protein, translated as MTQQQFSLHNETVKNHSFLAEMYRDGYFPNKLVDKGTAILIDLCFQIEEKQPQTLEQLYTLTHLATDKFNDLQGEFEENDSEIETVARDCIGMDFKFIATAYGFKDADVEKLIATRDW; from the coding sequence ATGACACAACAACAATTTTCGTTGCATAACGAAACGGTTAAGAATCATTCCTTTTTAGCAGAAATGTATAGGGACGGTTATTTTCCTAATAAACTTGTAGATAAAGGCACTGCTATTTTAATAGACTTATGCTTTCAAATAGAGGAAAAACAGCCCCAAACTTTAGAGCAATTGTACACATTAACGCATTTGGCAACAGACAAATTCAATGATTTACAAGGGGAATTCGAAGAAAATGATAGTGAAATAGAAACAGTGGCAAGAGATTGTATCGGAATGGATTTCAAATTTATTGCCACTGCTTATGGATTTAAAGATGCTGATGTAGAAAAACTGATCGCAACGAGAGATTGGTAG
- a CDS encoding VOC family protein, giving the protein MNLVSIRIITENVMQLVAFYQKVTNLKAVQFTEDFAEIRTPSATLAIGSIQTLAFFTDTTIAEAAQNRSAIIELICPDVDVEYDRLQQDIASQVIQIPTIMPWGNKSLLFRDPDGNLVNLFSPVSEAALLKFEGKF; this is encoded by the coding sequence ATCTCGTTTCTATCCGAATTATTACCGAAAATGTAATGCAGCTTGTGGCGTTTTATCAAAAAGTAACGAACCTGAAAGCCGTCCAGTTTACCGAAGATTTTGCCGAAATCCGAACGCCTTCCGCTACGCTGGCCATCGGGAGCATCCAAACGTTGGCCTTTTTTACGGATACAACCATCGCCGAAGCTGCCCAAAACCGCAGTGCCATTATTGAACTTATCTGTCCCGATGTAGATGTCGAATACGACAGACTTCAACAGGACATTGCCTCGCAAGTGATCCAAATACCAACCATCATGCCTTGGGGTAACAAGTCGCTGCTCTTTCGCGACCCCGACGGCAATTTGGTAAACCTTTTTAGCCCTGTGAGTGAGGCGGCTCTCCTGAAATTTGAAGGAAAATTCTAA